The following proteins are encoded in a genomic region of Sulfurimonas sp. HSL3-7:
- a CDS encoding NADH-ubiquinone oxidoreductase subunit E family protein, whose translation MKRYDLRHLKDGFEPRMKEILVNEHPAGEVAIFLFEIGDFTPIQRSADLVKECGLELANSLKFNEADWTIVVKK comes from the coding sequence ATGAAACGTTACGATTTACGTCATTTAAAAGACGGGTTTGAGCCAAGAATGAAAGAGATCCTGGTCAACGAGCATCCTGCAGGTGAAGTTGCGATCTTCTTGTTTGAGATCGGCGACTTTACACCGATTCAACGTAGTGCCGATCTTGTAAAAGAGTGTGGGCTTGAGTTGGCAAACTCATTGAAATTCAATGAAGCTGACTGGACAATTGTTGTCAAAAAATAA